The Methylophilus sp. TWE2 region TGATGGCTTAGCGGTCAACGATGGCTGTTTCTGCTTCGGACTCTTGCAGTTTTACCGGAGCAACCGCTGGTAAGGTTTTGATAAATTTATTGAGTGTGTGCACATCAACCACTGCTGAAATCTCTGTGTCGGAGGTTGAGTGGTTAACTATGGGCGGCTGGCGGTACCTTGAGAGTGTCTCGGTGACTTCAGAGAGCGAGGCTCCATCAAAAATCAGTCTGCCCTGCAAAAAGGCAAAGTAGTCCTTGGCTGATTTATTCAATTTGACCGGCTTGGCCTGGTCTTTCACTTCTGCCACTTCACCATTGCTTAACAATACGCTGCTGGTTTGACCAGCCTGCAAGGTTTCTACCAGCACTTTGCCATGATCCACGGCGACCACGGTTTTGTGATTGATCATATTGACGACAAAACGTGTGCCCTTGACGGTGATTCTGGCGTGATCACTTTCTACAATAAATGGGCGGTCAGCATCTTTCACCACTTCAAACACGGCCTGGCCATGAAGCAGTCTGACATAGCGCTTGTCACGGTAATAGACCACTTTGGTATCACTGTGCGCATCCAGGGTCAGTTTGGTACCATCAGGCAGGAAGCGGCTAACCATATGGCCGGGTGCGCTGGTCTGTGCGATGGTTTCCAGCGGCTGCGCTTGCCATGATTGCCATTGCTGAAAGCCAAATAGGCTGGCAAGGCCAATTGCGACCACCGCGCCCAGTTTAGCAAGAGTATTGGCACGCTGACGTTTGCGGATATCTTCATCCAGTTTTCTGGCACTCATGGCCTGGGAAATATGCGTGATTCGTGCAGGGGAATCAAAATCGCCCCAGGTTTCTGCAATCCGCTGATAGGCCTGGCGATTGGCTTCAGACTCCATGAGCCAGGCTTCAAACCTGCCACGGTCGGCATGGTCAGGCGCTGCGTCCTTGAGGCGCAAAAACCATTTTGAGGCCTGCTCTAAAGCAGTATTGCGTGGCTGGGTCATTATTCGTGTAAAAGGTAGTCTTTTGCCAGCGCAATATCCACCAGAGCGCGAATCATGTGACGTTCAACCATATTCAGGCTGATGCCAAGTTCCGCGGCGATTTCCAGTTGTGGCTGGCCTTCAATACGGTGCATCCAGAACACCTGGCGGCATTTGGGGGGCAGGCAATCAATGATGTTTTGCAGCGCATGCATGCGTTGCTTGATATCCACCATTTTTTCCGGTGAATATTTGTCACTCAATTCCAGTTCAGGATCAATGTTAGTGGAGTCTGCCCCCAATAATCCGGCATCCACATAGTGTGCGGCATCGCGGTAGTAATCGACCAGCGTATTTTTTACAATCCCACGCAAATAAGCCTGTGGCTCATCAATCTGCTTCAAGCTGTTTTTCACCGCAAACTTCACAATCGCATCGTGCAGCACATCGTTCGCTAAATGAAAGTTACGCGTTCGTCCGTAAATGCTACGAAACAAATCGGTATACACCCATTTCAGGCTCAGATTGCACCAGAATGTATCGTTTTCGGTATTGCTAAAAAAACTCATTGCATTCAACCAAGTTGATGACACTTACTTAAATGGTGCGCAATATTTGTGCCGAATTCTGTATAAAATATAACGCATTGATTTCAATGGTTTAAATAAATGGAGCATGACCAAAATTTGGTTGTTATGGAAAATTATTGGTTGATATCAGCCAAACTTATTGGCTGAAAAAAGAAATTTTCAGGCGCTTATATTCAGCTTATAGCTTAAACCGATTTGATTTGGCTATTGCTTGCATGCTGATCGTGATATTTTGAACTAGGCAGCTTAAATCTCTTGAAGCTCCACCTGGGCAGCCATTTCCGCTTCTTCATCAGCAGCAATGACCAGAATGGGTTTAGAGGTGGGGTCACTGATCCAGGTTTGATGGGTTTGGTTGGCGCTTGGGGACAAACGAAAGCCTAAAAATGAGAGCGGGTCACAAATGAGTGTTCTGATTTGGCTGGCGTGTTCGCCTATGCCGCCCGTAAACACCAATGCATCAATGCCACCTGCTTTCGCAGCATAACTTCCTATCATGGCGCGAGCGCTACGGGCAAAGTAGTCCACCGCAAATTTTGCAGCAGGGCTGTCGCTTTCAAGCAAGGTTTGCATGTCGCTGCTTTCGCCGTTAGAGAGGGCGAGTAAGCCGCTTTGGTGAAAAATCAAATCCTCCAGTTGTCTGCTGTTCAACTGTTTTGCGAGTGCCAGCATCACGCCGGGATCCAGGTCGCCACTGCGCGTCGCCATCGGAATGCCACCTGCTGTGCTATAACCCATACTGGTATCCACTGATTGCAGGTTTTCAAGCAGGCATAGGCTGCATCCGCTGCCAAGGTGGGCGACAACAACACGCCCCCGTGCAACCTGATCGCCAAGCACTTCGGGTAGCTGCTTGACGATATGCGCATAATTCAAGCCATGAAAGCCAAATCGACGCAGATGCGCTGTTTCAGGTACTGCATAGCGGTAAGCCAATGCGGGTAGGTTGTAATGAAAACCGTTGTCAAAACACGCCCACTGCGACAGCCGCGGCTGGTCGGAATAGTGCCTTGCACAAAGCCTGACCCCTAACAAGTTGAGCGGGAGATGCAAAGGTGCGAACGAAACCAGGCTTTCAAGACGATCTTGCTCTTCCTCCGTCAGTAAACGTGCCGTGTCCTCAATATGGCCACCAAACACAAAACGGTGTGCGATACGGGTTGGGCGGGCAGCCCCCAACTCTGTAAAAAGCTGTTTAAATGTAGCCTCGAAGCCCTCTGTCACTGGTAGGTGCGGGGCTATACAATAATGGTAATTCTGGCGGGCTTTGTTGGGTGCAAAGTAGGCCGCTTTCAGGCTGGATGAGCCGCAGTTGATCACCAGTAAGGCGTGATCGTCATTCAATTGGGCCGATGCATTCACTTCTGCCATTGCCA contains the following coding sequences:
- a CDS encoding FecR domain-containing protein: MTQPRNTALEQASKWFLRLKDAAPDHADRGRFEAWLMESEANRQAYQRIAETWGDFDSPARITHISQAMSARKLDEDIRKRQRANTLAKLGAVVAIGLASLFGFQQWQSWQAQPLETIAQTSAPGHMVSRFLPDGTKLTLDAHSDTKVVYYRDKRYVRLLHGQAVFEVVKDADRPFIVESDHARITVKGTRFVVNMINHKTVVAVDHGKVLVETLQAGQTSSVLLSNGEVAEVKDQAKPVKLNKSAKDYFAFLQGRLIFDGASLSEVTETLSRYRQPPIVNHSTSDTEISAVVDVHTLNKFIKTLPAVAPVKLQESEAETAIVDR
- a CDS encoding RNA polymerase sigma factor produces the protein MSFFSNTENDTFWCNLSLKWVYTDLFRSIYGRTRNFHLANDVLHDAIVKFAVKNSLKQIDEPQAYLRGIVKNTLVDYYRDAAHYVDAGLLGADSTNIDPELELSDKYSPEKMVDIKQRMHALQNIIDCLPPKCRQVFWMHRIEGQPQLEIAAELGISLNMVERHMIRALVDIALAKDYLLHE
- a CDS encoding acetate/propionate family kinase, producing the protein MAEVNASAQLNDDHALLVINCGSSSLKAAYFAPNKARQNYHYCIAPHLPVTEGFEATFKQLFTELGAARPTRIAHRFVFGGHIEDTARLLTEEEQDRLESLVSFAPLHLPLNLLGVRLCARHYSDQPRLSQWACFDNGFHYNLPALAYRYAVPETAHLRRFGFHGLNYAHIVKQLPEVLGDQVARGRVVVAHLGSGCSLCLLENLQSVDTSMGYSTAGGIPMATRSGDLDPGVMLALAKQLNSRQLEDLIFHQSGLLALSNGESSDMQTLLESDSPAAKFAVDYFARSARAMIGSYAAKAGGIDALVFTGGIGEHASQIRTLICDPLSFLGFRLSPSANQTHQTWISDPTSKPILVIAADEEAEMAAQVELQEI